Part of the Geitlerinema sp. PCC 9228 genome is shown below.
TTCAGCCAGAAGACTTGCAGAGGTTCGGGCTAGGGAAACACCCGAACGTGCGTAACTACTATCGGCTCTTGGTCTAGCCACTACCACGGGAACCTGGCTGTTCCCAAGCCCCGTCGCTTTAGCGCGGGGTCAGTGACCTGCGGGTCCGTTCGCCAGAGCAACAATTACCGGTTGCAAGGAAAGCGGAGAAACACAAACAGGTTCGATAAAACCCAACGAGCTGGTTTTGGTTCGCTGGTGGGAAAATTGTTTCCGCCTTGATACCACGATGGGGGTAGCTCCAGCGCCAGCACCTGTCGTGGTAGCACGAACTGCAATTACCGAATATGGGAAAATGCTTTGAAGCTTTCGCTGTGGAAAGTGGCGCAAAATCTCGATCCCAGGTTCTCGATCGCTTAGATAGTAGCAGGTATCAAGCATCTAGAGGCGTCCCCAAATGTTTTTACCTCAGATTTGGAGATAGGAAATCGATCGAGAGTTACATTACATAGCTTTCCGGGATCGGTAGGTGGAGCTTTCCTCGATGCTCCCGTGCCAATTCTATCGTAAAATTCCACTTTGTGTTGCCCTCTGCAGGGAAAATTCTCGCCCATGCTAGCACCCACAATGCTGCTTAGAAACCCACAATATCGGCCGAGCCTACCTGCTTCCAATTGAGAAAAGTGTTACATTACTTAATATCTTCAACAAAAATTCGATCGTTATTGGTTTTTATTTTCAATTCCCAACCATGCAAACCGCTTCTAGTTTCCCAACCCAAGAATTTTCCGGCGCTACGTGGACGTGGCGCGATCGCTCCATTTACTACGTTTGTGCTGGCGAAGCCAACGAAACCTATCCTCCCCTACTCATGGTGCATGGATTCGGTGCTTCCACGGACCACTGGCGTCACAACATGGCTCAATTGCAACAGGACTTTCAAGTTTGGGCCATCGACTTGCTGGGATTCGGCCGTTCCGACAAGCCAGATTTACAGTACAGCGGCGATCTGTGGCGCGACCAACTATACGATTTTATCCGCGAAAAAATTGGCCGTCCCGTCGTCTTATTGGGAAATTCCCTAGGAGGATACGTTTCCCTATGCGTCGCCGCTCAAAAACCGGAAGCGGCAGCGGGAATTATTTTATTCAACAGTGCCGGTCCGTTTTCTCCTTCCACCCCTGCCAAACCAGAACCCCGGGGAATGCGCCGCCTGTATACCAAAACCATGCGATCGCTGCTGCGGCAAGATTGGGTCAGCTTTTTGATTTTCCAGTATACCCGCCGCAAATCCGTTATCCGCAAAACCCTAGAAAAAGTCTACCTAGACAAAACCGCCGTTACCGATCGCTTGGTAGAAGATATCTACCGACCTTCCTGCGATCGCGGCGCAGCCAAAGTCTTCGCCTCCGTGTTCCGAACCCCCCGAGGAACGCCAGTAGATGAATTGTTAGTCCAACTCGGCTGTCCTTTGTATACCATTTGGGGAGAAGGCGATCCCTGGATGAATACCCGCGATCGCGGCGCGCAATTTCGCCGTTTTTATCCCCAACTGAGGGAAACCTACCTGCAAGCCGGTCATTGTCCCCACGACGAAGTTCCCCAACAAGTCAACCAACTGGTACGTTCCTGGGTACAAAACCACATTCCCCTTTCTCCCTAAATGGGAAAACGCATGTGGATGCGCGGGTTTAATTTCTCCTCCACCTCTTCGCCACCCTGCAAGTGGCGATGGACAATTTGCTGTACGTCTTCAGAACTCACCCGATAGTACCAAACCTCATCGGGAAGGATGCGTACGGTAGGACCAATGCTGCACTGTCCCATACAGCCACTGGTTTCCACCGTAACGTCGTCTGGTAAATTCGCTGCTTCTTGGAACGCCTTGAGGGTTTCCTGGGAACCGTTGCGGCAGCAATCGTCATTTTGACAAACAATAACGCGGCGGAGGTTTCGATTGGATGGGGTTGGCGACTCTGTCATAACCATTTTCCGACTGCAACTAGCAAGGAAAGCAATTCCTACTGTTCATTCATCTTGACACTCTCACGAATTCAATTCGTGAGATTCTCGCTTCATCGGGTGTGCCTGTGAAGAGATTCGCTATGCTAACCCATCCCCGGCAACATTCCCCTCAACGAGCATTTTCCCGTCCTGTGGTGGACGTACTGGCGACACTTCGATTCCAAACCACTTGTGCTGCTGCCACGTCTCGATGGGTTCCCCTGCCGCAGTGGGGACATGAATGGGTTCTTTGAGAAAGCGGTTTTTTCCCCGTATATACCACAATGGGGACAAATTTGACTGGTCTGTTTGGCCTCTACTGCAGGCTTAGTATTCACCACGCTTCAAACAGACCCAAGACAAAATAGACTTGTGCTGAGCCGGTCGAAGCATTTGAGTTTAAACTCTTAGCTAAGAGTCAACATGATGTACGAACATAGATTAAAAAAAATTTCGCCTGCTTTTTTAGATTTTAGCACCTCAACTTGATTGTAACGGCAGCTCAAGCCGCACGGGTTCCTTTTCATCCCTGCGCGTAAAAAGTCAGAGCTTTCAAGCTCCCGATTCATGCGGTAACGTTATTGAGTTGATCTTGGGGTTGCTTGGGTGGGAAACCGTCTTATCCCTGTCGTTTTGAACTGCCATTTCCTCCCACGAGGGAAGTTGGGAAGGTAGGATGGGAAAACTTTCCCAACGCTGCTTGCAGGGGTATTATAATTTCAGGACTTTTCAAATTTGTTGCCAAGGAAATCCAACCATGTCCAAAACTGTCGCCGACATTATGACCCGCGACCCGCTGTACATATCGCCAGAAGCTCCTCTGAGAGAAGCCATCAAGCTTTTGGCAGAGCATCACATCAGTGGTCTTCCCGTCGTCAACCAAAAAGGGAAGTTGGTTGGCGTCATTGCCGATACCGATATCATGTGGCAGGAAACTGGGGTCGTACTACCTCCTTATGTGGTTTTGCTGGACAGCGTGATTTACTTACAAAATCCGGCCCACTATCAAGAGGAGATCCACAAAGCCTTGGGTCAAACCGTAGAAGAGGTTATGAGCAAGCATCCAATTACCACTACCCCGAACAAATCCCTCAAAGATGTCGCCAAAACTATGTTGGAAAAAGATATCCATCGCTTGCCGGTGGTTGACGAACAGGGAAAATTAGCGGGAATTTTGACCAGAGGGGATATTGTGCGCGAAATGGCCTCCAATTTGGATTGATTGCTGGGATGGTTCCCTCAGAATTTGGAATTTGATTGTTAAGCAAAATCTTTTTTTATGGAATCCATCAAATATAATAAGGAGCGACGCTGGTGAGTATTACCCCAGAATCTGTGAAAAAGTTGCTCAATTCGGAAGATTTGGGCGATCGCCTGCGTGGTGTCAACCACCTGCGAGAATTGGATGCTGACGTTGCCTTTGAAGCCATTCAAACGCCTATTTTTGACAGCAATCCCCGGGTTCGGTATGCAGCGGTCAGTCAAGTTTCTACCCTAGGCCGTCAGAACCCCACCAAAGCCTTGGAAATTTTGCGCGATCGCTTGCTACACGATGAAGAAGCCGATGTCAAGGCGGCAGCGGCGGATGCTTTGGGTGCCTTGCAAATGA
Proteins encoded:
- a CDS encoding alpha/beta fold hydrolase, coding for MQTASSFPTQEFSGATWTWRDRSIYYVCAGEANETYPPLLMVHGFGASTDHWRHNMAQLQQDFQVWAIDLLGFGRSDKPDLQYSGDLWRDQLYDFIREKIGRPVVLLGNSLGGYVSLCVAAQKPEAAAGIILFNSAGPFSPSTPAKPEPRGMRRLYTKTMRSLLRQDWVSFLIFQYTRRKSVIRKTLEKVYLDKTAVTDRLVEDIYRPSCDRGAAKVFASVFRTPRGTPVDELLVQLGCPLYTIWGEGDPWMNTRDRGAQFRRFYPQLRETYLQAGHCPHDEVPQQVNQLVRSWVQNHIPLSP
- a CDS encoding (2Fe-2S) ferredoxin domain-containing protein; the protein is MTESPTPSNRNLRRVIVCQNDDCCRNGSQETLKAFQEAANLPDDVTVETSGCMGQCSIGPTVRILPDEVWYYRVSSEDVQQIVHRHLQGGEEVEEKLNPRIHMRFPI
- a CDS encoding CBS domain-containing protein, whose amino-acid sequence is MSKTVADIMTRDPLYISPEAPLREAIKLLAEHHISGLPVVNQKGKLVGVIADTDIMWQETGVVLPPYVVLLDSVIYLQNPAHYQEEIHKALGQTVEEVMSKHPITTTPNKSLKDVAKTMLEKDIHRLPVVDEQGKLAGILTRGDIVREMASNLD